A genomic window from Qipengyuania oceanensis includes:
- the typA gene encoding translational GTPase TypA, which translates to MTTSQRNIAIIAHVDHGKTTLVDQLFRQSGTFRDNQRVEERAMDSNDLEKERGITILAKPTSVEWVSSKGENFHINIVDTPGHADFGAEVERILSMVDGVILLVDAAEGPMPQTKFVTGKALGLGLKPIVVVNKIDRGDARPSEVLDEVFDLFVSLDANDEQLDFPVLYASGRSGFASDDENAREGDLLPLFELITSHVPAPGLDQDGAFSMLATLLDRDSFLGRILTGRIESGTLEVGMPIKALDVNGKLVESGRATKVFAYEGLERVPVDRAKAGDIVAIAGLTEATVSNTLCDPQVTEPIAAQPIDPPTLAMTFTVNDSPYAGREGDKVQSRVIRDRLEREAEGNVAIRISESADKDAFEVAGRGELQLGVLIETMRREGFELSISRPRVLFRDGPDGREEPYETVVIDVDDEFSGTVVEKMAMRKAEMTDMRPSGSGKTRITFSAPSRGLIGYHGEFLSDTRGTGIMNRLFEKYGPYRGKIEGRQNGAMISMEQGEAVAYALNSFEDRGVLFVSPGDKLYEGMIIGENAKPQDLEVNPLKSKQLTNFRSTGKDDAVRLTPPRRMTLEQAIAYIQDDELVEVTPKTIRLRKRYLDPHERKRQSRKSE; encoded by the coding sequence ATGACCACTTCGCAGCGCAATATCGCGATCATCGCCCACGTCGACCACGGCAAGACGACGCTGGTCGACCAGCTGTTCCGCCAATCCGGGACCTTCCGCGACAACCAGCGCGTGGAAGAGCGCGCCATGGATTCCAACGACCTCGAAAAGGAACGCGGGATTACCATCCTCGCCAAGCCGACGAGCGTCGAATGGGTTTCGTCGAAGGGCGAGAACTTCCACATCAACATCGTCGACACGCCCGGCCACGCCGACTTCGGGGCCGAGGTCGAGCGGATCCTGAGCATGGTCGACGGCGTCATCCTGCTCGTCGACGCAGCCGAAGGGCCGATGCCGCAGACCAAGTTCGTGACCGGCAAGGCGCTCGGCCTCGGGCTCAAGCCGATCGTGGTCGTGAACAAGATCGATCGCGGCGATGCCCGCCCCTCCGAAGTGCTCGACGAAGTGTTCGACCTGTTCGTTTCGCTCGATGCCAACGACGAGCAGCTCGACTTCCCCGTGCTCTACGCCTCCGGCCGCTCGGGCTTTGCCAGCGACGACGAGAACGCACGCGAAGGCGACTTGCTGCCGCTGTTCGAACTCATCACCAGCCACGTTCCGGCACCGGGCCTCGACCAGGACGGCGCCTTCTCGATGCTGGCAACCCTGCTCGACCGCGACAGCTTCCTCGGCCGTATCCTGACCGGCCGGATCGAGAGCGGCACGCTCGAAGTCGGCATGCCGATCAAGGCGCTCGACGTGAACGGCAAGCTGGTCGAAAGCGGCCGCGCCACCAAGGTCTTCGCCTACGAGGGTCTCGAACGTGTTCCGGTCGACCGCGCCAAGGCCGGCGACATCGTCGCCATTGCCGGGCTGACCGAAGCGACCGTCTCCAACACGCTGTGCGATCCGCAGGTCACCGAGCCGATCGCCGCGCAGCCGATCGATCCGCCGACGCTGGCAATGACCTTCACCGTCAACGACAGCCCCTATGCCGGGCGCGAGGGCGACAAGGTCCAGAGCCGCGTGATCCGGGACCGGCTCGAGCGGGAAGCGGAAGGCAATGTCGCCATCCGCATCTCCGAGAGTGCCGACAAGGACGCGTTCGAAGTCGCGGGTCGCGGCGAACTGCAGCTGGGCGTGCTCATCGAAACGATGCGGCGCGAAGGCTTCGAGCTGTCGATCAGCCGCCCGCGCGTGCTGTTCCGTGACGGTCCCGATGGTCGCGAAGAGCCCTATGAAACGGTGGTCATCGACGTCGACGACGAGTTTTCGGGCACGGTCGTCGAGAAGATGGCCATGCGCAAGGCCGAGATGACCGATATGCGCCCGTCCGGTTCCGGAAAGACCCGGATCACCTTCTCGGCGCCGAGCCGTGGCCTGATCGGCTATCACGGTGAATTCCTGTCGGACACGCGCGGCACGGGCATCATGAACCGCCTGTTCGAGAAATACGGGCCTTACAGGGGTAAGATCGAAGGCCGCCAGAACGGCGCGATGATCTCGATGGAACAGGGCGAAGCCGTCGCCTACGCGCTCAATTCGTTCGAAGACCGCGGCGTCCTGTTCGTCTCGCCGGGCGACAAGCTTTACGAAGGCATGATCATAGGCGAAAACGCCAAGCCGCAGGACCTCGAAGTCAATCCGCTGAAGTCCAAGCAGCTTACGAACTTCCGCTCGACCGGAAAGGACGACGCGGTGCGCCTCACTCCGCCGCGCCGGATGACTCTGGAGCAGGCCATCGCCTATATCCAGGACGACGAGCTGGTCGAAGTCACACCAAAGACGATCCGCCTGCGCAAGCGCTATCTCGATCCGCACGAGCGCAAGCGCCAGTCGCGCAAGTCGGAGTAG
- the putP gene encoding sodium/proline symporter PutP translates to MQTGTLVTLALYFILMIGIGLFAWRKSTDTSEGYMLAGRNLSPGVAALSAGASDMSGWLLLGLPGALYASGLVEAWIAIGLFAGAIANWVIVAPRLRQQTEELGNALTIPEFLANRFPDKAVALRVISAIVIVLFFTVYTAAGLVGGGKLFETAFAGILPNVAMSDYMLGIWITAGVVLAYTMVGGFLAVSLTDFVQGCIMVVALVLMPLVVMFGEGGSAGGSILAVAAEQPGFLSLTEGLTFLGFVSAVTWGLGYFGQPHIIVRFMAIRSVADVATARNIGLTWMAVSVIGAVGLGIAGRAYAMRNGLVVEDPETIFIVLSELLFHPLITGFLFAALLAAIMSTISSQLLVSSSSLTEDFYRLFLRQNASEREAVNVGRVCVALVALAAIVIAQDPESEVLGLVSNAWAGFGAAFGPLIVLSLTWDRMTGTGAVAGLVTGAVVVALWIALGWNADFVGGRGLYEIVPGFIAAWLAIWLVSKATYRHKVATA, encoded by the coding sequence ATGCAAACCGGAACACTCGTTACCCTCGCCCTCTACTTCATCCTGATGATCGGCATCGGGCTCTTCGCCTGGCGCAAGTCGACCGACACGAGCGAAGGCTACATGCTCGCCGGGCGCAACCTGTCGCCCGGCGTCGCTGCCCTCAGCGCCGGCGCTTCCGACATGAGCGGCTGGCTCCTGCTCGGCCTGCCGGGCGCGCTCTATGCGAGCGGCCTGGTCGAGGCGTGGATCGCGATCGGCCTTTTCGCAGGGGCGATCGCCAACTGGGTCATCGTCGCCCCGCGCCTGCGCCAGCAGACGGAAGAGCTCGGCAATGCGCTGACCATTCCCGAATTCCTGGCCAATCGCTTTCCCGACAAGGCGGTTGCACTGCGGGTCATTTCCGCGATCGTCATCGTGCTGTTCTTCACCGTGTACACGGCCGCAGGGCTGGTCGGCGGCGGCAAGCTGTTCGAGACGGCCTTCGCCGGAATCCTGCCCAACGTTGCGATGAGCGATTACATGCTCGGCATCTGGATCACGGCGGGCGTCGTCCTTGCCTACACCATGGTCGGCGGGTTCCTCGCGGTGAGCCTTACCGACTTCGTGCAAGGCTGCATCATGGTTGTCGCACTGGTGCTGATGCCGCTCGTGGTGATGTTCGGCGAAGGCGGTAGCGCAGGCGGATCGATCCTGGCGGTCGCGGCCGAGCAACCCGGCTTCCTCAGCCTGACCGAAGGGCTGACTTTCCTCGGCTTCGTCAGCGCGGTGACCTGGGGACTCGGCTATTTCGGGCAGCCGCACATCATCGTGCGCTTCATGGCGATCCGCAGCGTCGCCGACGTGGCTACCGCCCGCAACATCGGCCTGACGTGGATGGCGGTGTCGGTGATCGGTGCAGTCGGCCTCGGCATCGCCGGCCGCGCCTACGCCATGCGCAACGGCCTGGTGGTCGAGGATCCGGAGACGATCTTTATCGTGCTGTCCGAACTCCTGTTCCATCCGCTCATCACCGGCTTCCTCTTTGCCGCGCTGCTCGCCGCGATCATGTCGACGATCAGCTCGCAGCTGCTGGTTTCGTCCAGCTCGCTGACCGAGGATTTCTACCGCCTGTTCCTGCGCCAGAATGCCAGCGAGCGCGAGGCGGTGAACGTCGGGCGCGTGTGCGTCGCACTGGTCGCGCTCGCCGCCATCGTCATCGCGCAGGATCCCGAGAGCGAAGTTCTCGGCCTCGTGTCCAACGCCTGGGCCGGTTTCGGTGCGGCTTTCGGCCCGCTGATTGTGCTGTCGCTGACCTGGGACCGGATGACCGGCACCGGCGCCGTCGCAGGACTGGTTACCGGCGCGGTGGTGGTTGCGCTGTGGATCGCGCTGGGCTGGAACGCGGATTTCGTCGGTGGCCGTGGTCTTTACGAGATCGTGCCGGGCTTCATCGCGGCGTGGCTGGCGATCTGGCTGGTCAGCAAGGCAACCTATCGGCACAAGGTCGCGACAGCTTAG
- the ggt gene encoding gamma-glutamyltransferase: MNRILAAIGLASLALPVAAQEQAGKEALPPVDQQIGAGGRPVGASWSRSPVIAQHGMAATEQPLATQVALDILKAGGTAVDAAIAANAAMGLMHPTGNGIGGDLFAIIYDPATQQLYGINGSGRSPKGQTLDQLKAKLGDADALPSVGALPVTIPGTIDAWFTMHGRFGKLPMDRLLAPTVTYARDGFPVSPVVAAYLAGNLRAFERMSDQFDFTNARATWFADGEAPKAGEIFKNPDLARTLQSIGASGRDAFYDGELTDRMVDYLRAQGSAFTRADFAAHRSEWVEPACAAYRKGFELCELPPNGQGFAALQMVNILKNVDLAQWERGSPEAMHFMVEAKRLAYEDVARFYADPDFASFPLDLLSESYGKARFALIDRTRANPEFGPGEPKLEGPGDTTYLTVVDGTGMMVSLIQSNYRGMGSGLTAPGTGFMFQDRGELYSLDPAHPNAYAPAKRPFQTIIPAFVKKDGEPYMTLGLMGGGMQPQGHVQVLVNIVDYGMNLQEAGDAARFNHDGGRQPTEPLEGPTADPLGTLYVEAGIPAETVEALRALGHKVVVDPTGVQFGGYEAIARDPETGVLTGATEMRKDGQAAGY, encoded by the coding sequence ATGAACCGGATTCTGGCCGCTATCGGTCTCGCCAGCCTCGCCCTGCCCGTCGCAGCACAGGAGCAAGCCGGCAAGGAGGCGCTGCCGCCGGTCGACCAGCAGATCGGAGCCGGTGGACGGCCAGTCGGCGCGAGCTGGAGCCGAAGCCCCGTCATCGCGCAGCACGGCATGGCGGCGACCGAACAGCCGCTGGCGACGCAAGTCGCGCTCGACATCCTGAAAGCCGGCGGAACCGCAGTGGACGCGGCAATCGCGGCCAATGCCGCGATGGGCCTGATGCATCCGACCGGCAACGGCATTGGCGGCGACCTGTTCGCGATCATCTACGATCCGGCGACCCAGCAACTCTACGGGATCAACGGCTCGGGCCGCTCCCCGAAGGGCCAGACTCTCGACCAGCTGAAAGCCAAGCTCGGCGATGCCGATGCCCTGCCCTCGGTCGGCGCGCTTCCCGTCACCATCCCCGGCACGATCGATGCCTGGTTCACGATGCACGGCAGGTTCGGCAAGCTGCCGATGGACCGCCTGCTCGCGCCGACGGTGACCTATGCCCGCGATGGATTTCCGGTATCGCCGGTCGTGGCCGCCTATCTCGCCGGAAACCTGCGTGCGTTCGAACGGATGTCCGACCAGTTCGACTTCACCAATGCGCGGGCGACATGGTTTGCCGATGGCGAGGCGCCGAAGGCGGGCGAGATCTTCAAGAACCCCGATCTTGCACGAACTCTCCAGAGCATCGGCGCATCGGGTCGCGATGCCTTCTACGACGGCGAGCTGACCGACCGGATGGTCGATTATCTCCGGGCGCAGGGCTCGGCCTTCACGCGTGCCGACTTCGCAGCACACCGTAGCGAATGGGTCGAGCCGGCCTGCGCCGCCTATCGCAAAGGGTTCGAGCTGTGCGAACTGCCGCCCAACGGCCAGGGATTTGCCGCCCTGCAAATGGTCAATATCCTCAAGAACGTCGATCTGGCGCAATGGGAGCGCGGCAGCCCCGAGGCGATGCACTTCATGGTCGAGGCCAAGCGCCTGGCGTACGAGGATGTCGCACGCTTCTACGCCGATCCCGATTTCGCCAGCTTTCCGCTCGATCTCCTCTCCGAAAGTTACGGCAAGGCCCGATTCGCGCTGATCGACAGGACGCGGGCCAACCCCGAATTCGGACCTGGAGAACCCAAGCTGGAGGGGCCGGGCGATACGACCTATCTCACCGTGGTTGACGGCACGGGGATGATGGTCAGCCTCATCCAGTCGAATTATCGCGGCATGGGGAGCGGGCTCACCGCGCCGGGGACCGGCTTCATGTTCCAGGATCGGGGCGAGCTTTACAGTCTCGATCCGGCGCATCCCAATGCCTATGCTCCGGCCAAGCGACCGTTCCAGACCATCATCCCCGCCTTCGTGAAGAAGGACGGCGAGCCCTACATGACGCTGGGGCTGATGGGTGGCGGAATGCAGCCGCAGGGCCATGTGCAGGTGCTCGTCAACATCGTCGATTACGGCATGAACCTGCAGGAAGCGGGCGATGCGGCGCGCTTCAATCACGATGGCGGACGCCAGCCGACCGAGCCGCTCGAGGGGCCGACCGCCGATCCGCTCGGCACGCTTTACGTCGAGGCCGGCATCCCGGCGGAAACGGTCGAGGCGCTCCGGGCGCTGGGGCACAAGGTGGTGGTCGATCCGACGGGGGTCCAGTTCGGCGGATACGAAGCGATCGCCCGCGATCCGGAAACCGGCGTCCTGACCGGCGCAACCGAAATGCGCAAGGACGGCCAGGCGGCCGGGTACTGA
- a CDS encoding VOC family protein → MAKITGLGGIFYVVEDPEATRAWYRDVLGIDGEYGPQLPWSEETCDKPYSLISHFSDDTYLNPGTAGFMINLRVDDLDGFVAELAAKGIEVLDTADEGYGKFAWLLDPNGVKIELWEQCAPPPS, encoded by the coding sequence ATGGCGAAAATAACCGGGCTCGGCGGCATCTTTTACGTGGTCGAGGACCCCGAGGCGACGCGCGCATGGTATCGCGACGTCCTCGGCATCGACGGCGAGTACGGACCGCAACTGCCGTGGTCGGAAGAAACCTGCGACAAGCCCTACTCGCTCATCAGCCATTTTTCCGACGACACCTATCTCAATCCGGGAACGGCGGGCTTCATGATCAATCTGCGGGTCGATGATCTCGACGGTTTCGTCGCGGAGCTCGCCGCCAAGGGGATCGAGGTTCTCGACACGGCAGACGAAGGCTACGGAAAGTTCGCCTGGCTGCTCGATCCCAACGGGGTCAAGATCGAACTCTGGGAACAGTGCGCGCCGCCGCCTTCGTGA
- a CDS encoding extensin family protein, with protein MCLATLGASGARFEPLPDRYLGPGCHQLGTVKLERLSSDADRIELSSLGPLSCPVANTLAGWVRFGVDRAARQYLGSGIARIETMGSYSCRNVAGSSRLSAHATAEAVDIAAFLLEDGRRVSVKQDWSEGSSAEQSFLRVVHQSACKRFGTVLGPDYNAAHADHLHVERTGQGKSFCR; from the coding sequence ATGTGTTTGGCGACGCTGGGAGCGAGCGGCGCTCGCTTCGAGCCGCTGCCCGACCGCTATCTCGGCCCAGGGTGCCACCAGCTCGGCACCGTCAAGCTCGAGCGACTATCCTCGGACGCAGACCGGATCGAGCTCAGCAGCCTCGGCCCGCTGTCCTGCCCCGTCGCCAACACACTGGCAGGCTGGGTTCGCTTCGGCGTAGACCGGGCCGCGCGCCAGTATCTCGGTAGCGGCATTGCGCGGATCGAGACGATGGGCAGCTATTCCTGCCGCAATGTCGCGGGATCCTCGCGCCTGTCCGCCCATGCCACGGCCGAAGCCGTCGACATCGCCGCTTTCCTGCTCGAGGACGGTCGGCGGGTCAGCGTCAAGCAGGACTGGAGTGAGGGATCGAGCGCAGAACAATCGTTCCTTCGCGTTGTTCACCAGAGCGCCTGCAAGCGCTTCGGCACGGTCCTCGGCCCGGATTACAATGCTGCCCATGCCGATCATCTCCATGTCGAGAGAACGGGGCAGGGAAAGAGCTTCTGTCGCTGA
- a CDS encoding response regulator transcription factor: MDTRTTLHIVDRSTRTRGELARMVFDLGHHAEVYADIAELVERPPRDGILLLRDEPTYFGLHDVIRSLADHDVGLPVLAMDTSPETGRVVDAIKAGALDYLSLPIDANYLSRVLDNIAAEAEAYAAARQRMIEARSRISTLSNREREVLDWLSRGSSNKAIARELAISPRTVEIHRANMMTKLGANHPADAVRLQLEAGLG; this comes from the coding sequence ATGGACACCAGGACAACGCTTCACATCGTCGACCGATCGACTCGCACGCGAGGCGAGCTTGCGCGGATGGTCTTCGATCTCGGTCACCACGCCGAAGTCTATGCCGACATCGCCGAACTGGTCGAGCGGCCGCCGCGCGACGGCATCCTGCTGCTGCGCGACGAGCCGACCTATTTCGGCCTGCACGACGTGATCCGCAGCCTGGCCGATCACGACGTCGGCCTGCCGGTGCTGGCGATGGATACGTCGCCGGAAACCGGTCGGGTCGTAGATGCGATCAAGGCCGGGGCGCTCGACTATCTCTCGCTGCCGATCGACGCGAACTATCTCTCGCGCGTTCTCGACAATATCGCGGCCGAAGCGGAGGCCTATGCAGCGGCGCGCCAGCGGATGATCGAGGCGCGCAGCCGCATCTCGACGCTGTCCAATCGCGAGCGCGAGGTGCTCGACTGGCTCAGCCGCGGGAGCAGCAACAAGGCCATCGCGCGCGAACTGGCGATCAGCCCGCGCACCGTCGAGATCCACCGTGCGAACATGATGACCAAGCTGGGCGCCAACCATCCGGCGGATGCCGTCCGGCTGCAACTGGAAGCCGGTCTGGGGTAG
- a CDS encoding proteasome-type protease produces the protein MTYCVGMVLDKGLVMMSDTRTNSGVDNISVFRKMFYWKVPGERIISVMTAGNLATTQAVISQLEERTKAPEDRDNTLLKADTMFQVATEIGKLLRETVKQTQESNGVKGRGRFTASIILAGQIKGMEPRLFLIYPEGNFIEASFDTPFFQIGETKYGRPIILRGYDKTMSFEDAVKLLMVSFDSTLKANLSVGLPLDLLVIERDGFEPTHERRIMHDDHYFQAVSSTWADALRHAFHALPDYSFYAED, from the coding sequence ATGACCTATTGCGTGGGAATGGTGCTCGACAAGGGCCTCGTGATGATGAGCGATACCCGGACGAACTCGGGCGTCGACAACATCTCGGTATTCCGCAAGATGTTCTACTGGAAGGTGCCGGGAGAGCGGATCATCTCGGTCATGACCGCCGGCAATCTCGCCACCACGCAGGCGGTGATCAGCCAGCTGGAGGAGCGGACCAAGGCCCCGGAAGACCGCGACAATACGCTGCTGAAGGCCGACACCATGTTTCAGGTCGCGACCGAAATCGGCAAGCTGCTGCGCGAGACGGTCAAGCAGACCCAGGAAAGCAATGGCGTGAAGGGCAGGGGGCGCTTCACCGCCTCGATCATCCTCGCCGGCCAGATCAAGGGGATGGAGCCGCGCCTGTTCCTGATCTACCCCGAAGGCAATTTCATCGAGGCGAGCTTCGACACGCCGTTCTTCCAGATCGGCGAGACCAAGTACGGCCGCCCGATCATCCTGCGCGGCTACGACAAGACGATGAGCTTCGAGGATGCGGTCAAGCTGCTGATGGTCAGCTTCGATTCGACCCTCAAGGCGAACCTTTCGGTCGGACTGCCGCTCGACCTGCTGGTAATCGAGCGCGACGGTTTCGAGCCGACGCACGAGCGGCGGATCATGCACGACGACCATTATTTCCAGGCGGTTTCCTCGACCTGGGCCGATGCGCTGCGCCATGCGTTTCACGCGCTGCCAGACTACAGCTTCTACGCTGAGGACTAA
- a CDS encoding transglutaminase family protein, translating to MRLAIRHTTRYTYSKPVVHALQRLRLTPKHTQGQEIVEWAMEYENASPELSYDDQHFNTVTLVSAEPEATEVVVTCHGIVDTEDNAGVIGRHSGHMPLWSFLGQTPLTRPGPVIRSLVRDIEKNTSDKLEQLHLLSAGVLAQVEYKVGATHVGTTAEEAVEQGAGVCQDHAHIFVGAARLLDCPARYVSGYLMMNDRIDQEATHAWAEAFIEGLGWVGFDISNGISPDARYVRVATGRDYRDAAPITGISFGTTTQALKVDVAVEQQQQ from the coding sequence ATGAGACTCGCGATCCGCCATACCACGCGCTACACCTATTCGAAGCCGGTCGTGCACGCTCTCCAGCGCCTGCGCCTGACCCCCAAGCACACGCAGGGGCAGGAGATCGTCGAATGGGCGATGGAGTACGAGAACGCGTCGCCCGAACTCAGCTACGACGACCAGCATTTCAACACCGTCACGCTCGTTTCGGCCGAACCGGAGGCGACCGAAGTGGTCGTCACCTGCCACGGGATCGTCGATACCGAGGACAATGCCGGCGTGATCGGGCGCCATTCGGGCCACATGCCCTTGTGGAGCTTTCTCGGCCAGACCCCGCTGACGAGGCCGGGACCGGTCATCCGGTCGCTGGTCCGCGACATCGAGAAGAACACCAGCGACAAGCTGGAACAGTTGCATCTCCTGTCCGCGGGCGTGCTCGCCCAAGTCGAATACAAGGTCGGCGCCACTCACGTCGGGACGACCGCCGAAGAGGCTGTCGAGCAGGGCGCCGGCGTATGCCAGGACCATGCGCATATCTTTGTCGGCGCTGCGCGGTTGCTGGACTGTCCGGCCCGCTACGTCAGCGGCTACCTGATGATGAACGACCGGATCGACCAGGAAGCGACTCACGCCTGGGCGGAAGCTTTCATCGAGGGGTTGGGCTGGGTCGGGTTCGACATTTCGAACGGGATCAGCCCGGATGCCCGCTATGTCCGCGTGGCGACCGGCCGCGACTACCGCGATGCCGCACCGATTACCGGCATCAGCTTCGGAACCACCACCCAGGCCCTCAAGGTGGACGTCGCGGTGGAACAGCAACAACAGTGA
- a CDS encoding alpha-E domain-containing protein, with product MLGRTANGLFWMFRYLERSENTARLIDAGLRMSLTRDLVTAEEEWRSVIETSGQRAGYENRHGTYTGLQAWNFLLRDKSNPASVREMLGLVRNNARLARSVISGELWEAINESWMQIEDAVAKPVTQNNVGEVVAMVRQAGTLAHGAMAGTLLRDETFHFARAGTYLERADSIARILDIKYYLLLPSLSYVGSSLDTGQWDNILRSVSGDRAYRYIHGGQIDARHIVEFLVLDDRFPRSLAFCHSALRENLAALAKLHGREGRSNELMREADIRLSDVDVEEIFETGLHQFLVEFNRSNAAIAQAISDDYRFLA from the coding sequence ATGCTAGGTCGGACTGCCAACGGCCTGTTCTGGATGTTCCGCTATCTCGAGCGGTCGGAAAACACCGCGCGGCTGATCGACGCAGGGCTGCGGATGTCGCTGACGCGCGACCTCGTCACCGCCGAGGAAGAATGGCGGTCGGTCATCGAGACGTCCGGCCAGCGCGCCGGCTACGAGAACCGGCATGGCACCTATACCGGCCTGCAGGCGTGGAACTTCCTGCTTCGCGACAAGAGCAATCCTGCAAGCGTGCGCGAAATGCTCGGCTTGGTCCGCAACAATGCGCGGCTCGCCCGAAGTGTCATCAGTGGCGAATTGTGGGAAGCGATCAACGAAAGCTGGATGCAGATCGAGGACGCGGTCGCGAAGCCGGTCACGCAGAACAACGTCGGCGAAGTGGTGGCGATGGTTCGGCAGGCCGGAACGCTCGCCCACGGCGCGATGGCCGGCACCTTGCTGCGTGACGAGACGTTCCACTTTGCCCGCGCAGGCACGTATCTCGAGCGGGCGGACAGCATCGCGCGCATCCTAGACATCAAGTATTACCTGCTGCTGCCTTCGCTGTCCTACGTCGGCTCCAGCCTCGATACGGGCCAGTGGGACAATATCCTGCGCTCGGTGTCCGGCGACCGAGCCTATCGCTATATCCACGGCGGGCAGATCGATGCCCGGCATATCGTCGAATTCCTCGTGCTCGACGACCGGTTTCCGCGCAGTCTCGCCTTCTGCCATTCAGCCTTGCGAGAAAACCTCGCCGCGCTTGCCAAGCTTCACGGCCGCGAAGGCAGGTCCAACGAGTTGATGCGCGAAGCCGACATCCGCCTGTCCGATGTCGACGTCGAGGAGATTTTCGAGACCGGGCTTCACCAGTTCCTGGTGGAATTCAACCGCAGCAACGCCGCGATCGCCCAGGCGATCTCGGACGATTACAGATTTCTGGCCTGA
- a CDS encoding circularly permuted type 2 ATP-grasp protein, with product MANWDDNFDEMHRSGGGIRDAYADYCDWFEGQDNKALRRKHDEAESSFRKTGITFNVYGDDEAEERLIPFDMVPRIISAQEWRKLTRGIEQRVSALNAFMHDLYHRQEIVRAGRIPERLLRDNAAWLPNMVGFTPPGGVYTHIVGIDLVRTGPDEFYVLEDNARTPSGVSYMLENRETMMRMFPDLFMRVPIETVSDYPRRLAKSLAACAPNKTTGKPVVAVLTPGIYNSAYFEHAFLADQMGAELVEGSDLRVVDGRVAMRTTRGYEPVDVIYRRVDDEFLDPMTFNPDSVLGVPGLMDVYRDGGVTIANAPGTGVADDKAIYSFMPEIVEFYTGEKPLLPNVETHRCADPESLKYVLDNLAELVVKEVHGSGGYGMLIGPTATKGEIAEFRKKLEARPANYIAQPTLSLSTCPILTKNGLAPRHVDLRPFVLVSPDKIDITPGGLTRVALKKGSLVVNSSQGGGTKDTWVLKD from the coding sequence ATGGCGAACTGGGACGACAATTTCGACGAGATGCACCGCTCCGGCGGCGGCATACGCGACGCCTACGCCGACTACTGCGACTGGTTCGAAGGCCAGGACAACAAGGCCCTCCGCCGCAAGCATGACGAGGCGGAGTCCAGTTTCCGCAAGACCGGCATCACCTTCAATGTCTACGGCGACGACGAAGCCGAAGAGCGGCTGATCCCCTTCGACATGGTGCCGCGGATCATCTCCGCGCAGGAATGGCGCAAGCTGACGCGCGGGATCGAGCAGCGCGTGAGCGCGCTCAACGCCTTCATGCACGATCTGTATCACCGGCAGGAGATCGTTCGCGCCGGTCGTATTCCGGAAAGGCTGCTGCGCGACAACGCGGCCTGGCTTCCGAACATGGTCGGTTTCACGCCGCCGGGCGGGGTCTACACCCATATCGTCGGGATCGACCTGGTACGCACCGGGCCCGACGAATTCTACGTGCTGGAGGACAATGCGCGCACGCCATCGGGCGTAAGCTACATGCTCGAAAATCGCGAAACGATGATGCGCATGTTCCCCGACCTGTTCATGCGCGTGCCGATCGAAACGGTGTCCGACTATCCGCGGCGGCTGGCCAAGAGCCTCGCGGCCTGCGCGCCGAACAAGACGACCGGCAAGCCGGTGGTCGCCGTGCTGACGCCGGGCATCTACAATTCCGCCTATTTCGAACATGCCTTTCTCGCCGACCAGATGGGTGCGGAGCTGGTCGAGGGAAGCGACCTGAGGGTCGTCGACGGCCGTGTCGCCATGCGCACGACGCGCGGCTACGAGCCGGTCGACGTCATTTACCGGCGCGTGGACGACGAATTCCTCGACCCGATGACCTTCAACCCGGATAGCGTCCTGGGCGTGCCGGGGCTGATGGACGTCTATCGCGACGGCGGCGTCACCATCGCCAATGCGCCCGGAACCGGGGTCGCCGACGACAAGGCGATCTATTCCTTCATGCCCGAGATCGTGGAATTCTACACCGGCGAGAAGCCATTGCTGCCCAATGTCGAGACGCATCGCTGCGCCGATCCCGAAAGCCTCAAATACGTGCTCGACAACCTTGCCGAATTGGTGGTCAAGGAAGTCCACGGATCCGGCGGGTACGGGATGCTTATCGGGCCGACGGCGACCAAGGGCGAAATCGCGGAGTTCCGCAAGAAGCTCGAGGCACGGCCGGCCAACTACATTGCGCAGCCGACGCTGTCGCTCTCGACCTGTCCGATCCTGACCAAAAACGGCCTTGCACCGCGTCACGTGGACCTGAGGCCCTTCGTTCTCGTCTCGCCCGACAAGATCGACATCACGCCCGGCGGGCTGACGCGGGTCGCGCTCAAGAAGGGCTCGCTGGTCGTCAATTCGAGCCAGGGCGGCGGCACCAAAGATACCTGGGTGCTGAAGGACTGA